The following proteins are co-located in the Paludibaculum fermentans genome:
- the rfbF gene encoding glucose-1-phosphate cytidylyltransferase — protein sequence MKAIILAGGLGTRISEETHLKPKPMVEIGGRPILWHILKIYSAHGINDFVICCGYKGYLIKEYFANYFLHMSDVTFDMAHNTMEVHRRKAEPWKVTLVDTGEETLTGGRLKRVRDYVQDEESFCFTYGDGVADVDIRSEIEFHRQHGKWATVTAVRPPGRYGALKLNGNGVDGFQEKPAGDGGVINGGFFVLSPKCIELIEGDRISWEAQPLSELAARGQLMAYDHHGFWQPMDTLRDKTLLEELWQKGEAPWKIW from the coding sequence ATGAAAGCCATTATCCTGGCCGGCGGGTTGGGCACCCGGATTTCAGAAGAGACCCACCTGAAGCCGAAGCCGATGGTGGAGATTGGAGGACGGCCGATTCTGTGGCACATCCTCAAGATCTATTCGGCCCACGGCATCAACGATTTCGTCATCTGCTGCGGCTACAAGGGCTACCTGATCAAAGAGTATTTCGCCAACTACTTCCTGCACATGTCCGATGTCACGTTCGACATGGCGCACAACACCATGGAGGTCCACCGGCGAAAGGCGGAGCCGTGGAAGGTGACTCTCGTGGATACGGGCGAGGAGACCTTGACGGGCGGACGCCTGAAACGGGTTCGTGACTATGTCCAGGACGAGGAGTCGTTCTGTTTCACCTACGGTGACGGCGTGGCGGATGTCGACATCCGGTCGGAAATTGAATTCCACCGGCAGCATGGGAAGTGGGCCACGGTGACGGCCGTGCGGCCCCCCGGCCGGTATGGCGCGCTGAAGCTGAATGGAAACGGCGTGGACGGCTTCCAGGAGAAGCCGGCGGGCGATGGCGGCGTGATCAATGGCGGCTTCTTCGTGCTGTCGCCGAAGTGCATCGAGCTGATTGAAGGCGACCGAATCAGTTGGGAGGCGCAGCCGCTGTCGGAACTGGCGGCGCGGGGCCAACTGATGGCCTACGACCATCACGGATTCTGGCAACCGATGGACACGCTACGCGACAAAACGCTGCTGGAAGAGCTGTGGCAGAAGGGTGAGGCACCTTGGAAAATCTGGTGA
- the rfbG gene encoding CDP-glucose 4,6-dehydratase, with product MMQTPLWAQAYRGRKVLVTGHTGFKGAWLSEWLLELGAEVVGAALPPNTEPALFDQLGLESRLEHHVLDIRDRRGVLDLMLAVQPDYVFHLAAQPLVRLSYADPVGTYEANVMGTVHVLEALERLNREYAAGPGRVCSAVMVTTDKCYANKEWLHGYREEDPLGGHDPYSSSKAAAELAIASYRQSFFQAARARGASRVGIASARAGNVIGGGDWALDRIVPDCIRHLSREEVIRVRNPRATRPWQHVLEPLSGYLLLGMKQFEALAAGDAERLSRYSSAYNFGPALSSNRPVADLVRALLLHWPGEWEDSHNPGAPHEAGLLNLVWDKAFHLLGWAPRWGFEETVGRTAAWYRSAHLGLPARALVRADLAEFSPQLSLSGAVHEHV from the coding sequence ATGATGCAGACTCCCTTGTGGGCACAGGCTTACCGCGGCAGGAAGGTGCTGGTGACCGGGCATACGGGGTTCAAAGGCGCCTGGCTGTCGGAGTGGCTGCTGGAGCTCGGAGCAGAAGTCGTGGGGGCGGCCCTGCCGCCGAATACAGAGCCCGCGCTGTTCGATCAGTTGGGCCTGGAGAGCCGGCTGGAGCACCATGTCCTGGACATCCGGGACCGGCGGGGCGTCCTGGACCTGATGCTGGCGGTGCAGCCTGACTATGTTTTTCATCTGGCGGCGCAGCCGCTGGTGCGTCTTTCGTACGCCGACCCCGTGGGGACCTACGAGGCGAACGTCATGGGCACAGTCCATGTGCTGGAGGCGCTGGAGCGGCTGAACCGGGAGTACGCCGCCGGCCCGGGCCGGGTGTGTTCGGCGGTGATGGTCACCACGGACAAGTGTTATGCGAACAAGGAGTGGCTGCACGGCTATCGCGAAGAGGATCCGCTGGGCGGACACGATCCTTACAGCTCGAGCAAAGCGGCGGCGGAACTGGCGATCGCATCCTACCGGCAGTCGTTCTTTCAGGCGGCGCGGGCGAGGGGCGCCAGCCGGGTGGGCATCGCCTCGGCACGCGCCGGCAACGTAATCGGCGGCGGAGACTGGGCACTGGACCGGATCGTGCCGGACTGCATCCGGCATCTCTCCCGCGAGGAAGTGATTCGGGTGCGGAACCCACGGGCGACGAGGCCGTGGCAGCACGTGCTGGAGCCCTTGAGCGGCTACCTGCTGCTGGGGATGAAGCAGTTCGAAGCGCTGGCGGCTGGCGACGCCGAGAGACTGTCGCGCTACAGCTCGGCTTACAATTTTGGACCCGCGCTGAGCTCCAACCGGCCCGTGGCCGACCTGGTGCGCGCCCTGCTGCTGCACTGGCCGGGCGAGTGGGAAGACTCACACAATCCCGGCGCGCCACATGAGGCGGGGTTGCTCAACCTGGTGTGGGACAAGGCCTTCCATCTGCTGGGGTGGGCGCCCCGCTGGGGCTTTGAAGAGACCGTCGGCCGGACGGCGGCGTGGTATCGTAGCGCGCATCTCGGACTGCCGGCGCGGGCCCTGGTCAGGGCGGACCTGGCCGAGTTCAGCCCGCAACTCAGTCTGTCAGGGGCCGTCCACGAACATGTATAA
- a CDS encoding NAD-dependent epimerase/dehydratase family protein, translating into MSSARTVLVTGGTGFLGSHLARALNRAGQRVVVLKRAGSDLARLRGLLPEITLHDADGAPLRTIFEAHRVDSIIHTATSYGRRGERPSEILRTNLLLPMELLELAAEFQVGAFFNADTVLPGGLSYYATTKKQFLEYGRRMTADSVTRLVNVKLEHLYGPGDDGTRFIPWLIGAFLGGAASLDLTEGRQRRDFVYVEDVVDAFLLLGERFAEGQMAEEEFEVGTGEAPALAEVVKLVHRLCQARTELRFGTVPYRGDELMCSESNTAALRQLGWRPRVRLEDGLTQTIQAAVCAAAQ; encoded by the coding sequence ATGAGCTCCGCGAGGACTGTCCTGGTCACCGGCGGCACTGGATTCCTGGGCAGCCACCTGGCCAGGGCATTGAACAGGGCCGGCCAGCGGGTGGTTGTGCTCAAGCGGGCCGGGTCAGATTTGGCGAGGCTCCGGGGACTCCTCCCCGAAATCACCCTCCACGATGCGGATGGGGCTCCATTGAGGACGATTTTCGAGGCACACAGAGTGGACAGCATCATTCACACGGCGACGTCGTATGGGCGGCGGGGTGAGCGGCCCAGCGAGATCCTGCGGACGAACCTGCTGTTGCCGATGGAACTGCTGGAGTTGGCTGCCGAGTTCCAGGTGGGCGCGTTCTTCAACGCCGATACGGTGCTGCCGGGCGGGCTCAGCTACTACGCCACGACGAAGAAGCAGTTCCTGGAGTATGGCCGGCGCATGACCGCGGATAGTGTGACGCGGCTGGTGAACGTGAAGTTGGAGCATCTGTACGGTCCTGGCGACGACGGAACGCGGTTCATCCCGTGGCTGATCGGCGCCTTTCTGGGCGGCGCCGCGTCACTCGACCTGACGGAAGGGCGGCAGAGACGCGATTTCGTCTATGTCGAGGATGTTGTCGACGCCTTCCTGCTGCTGGGTGAAAGGTTCGCGGAGGGGCAGATGGCGGAAGAAGAGTTCGAGGTGGGTACAGGCGAGGCGCCCGCCCTGGCGGAGGTCGTGAAACTGGTGCACCGGTTGTGCCAGGCGAGAACGGAGCTCCGCTTCGGCACGGTGCCCTACCGGGGCGATGAGCTCATGTGCTCCGAGAGCAACACCGCGGCCCTGCGGCAGTTGGGGTGGCGTCCAAGGGTCCGACTCGAAGACGGATTAACCCAGACCATTCAGGCCGCCGTCTGCGCGGCGGCGCAATGA
- the rfbH gene encoding lipopolysaccharide biosynthesis protein RfbH, protein MNVQTRDKAGIRRQILELVSEYHEASESGRAGFAPGHSTVHYAGRVFDADELRTLVDSSLDFWLTAGRYTESFESGLAEFLGVENVLTVNSGSSANLVAFSTLTSPALKDRRIVPGDEVITVAAGFPTTVNPIIQNQAVPVFVDVELGTYVPALEKIEAAIGPRTKAVMMAHTMGVPFELRELKELCERRGLWLVEDNCDALGSRYDGQLTGTFGDLATFSFYPAHHITMGEGGAVATNDDGLARIARSFRDWGRDCYCSGGENNTCGKRFSQQFGSLPFGYDHKYVYSHIGYNLKITDMQAAVGTAQLRKLPRFIEQRKANHASLAAGLANLEEKLILHTCPEGADPSWFGYVITVRPECGLTRNTVVAALEGERIETRSLFCGNLLRHPAYEAIQHRVAGSLTNTDVITSNTFFLGVYPGLTPGMIAHVVDVMQRVAG, encoded by the coding sequence GTGAACGTACAGACACGCGATAAGGCGGGCATCCGCCGGCAGATTCTCGAACTGGTCAGCGAGTACCACGAGGCGAGCGAATCAGGCCGGGCTGGTTTCGCACCAGGGCATTCGACGGTCCACTATGCGGGCCGGGTATTCGACGCCGACGAACTGCGCACGCTGGTGGACTCGTCGCTGGATTTCTGGCTGACGGCCGGACGCTACACCGAGTCGTTTGAGAGCGGCCTGGCCGAGTTCCTGGGCGTGGAGAACGTGCTCACGGTGAATTCCGGCTCATCCGCGAACCTGGTGGCGTTCTCGACGCTGACGAGCCCTGCGCTGAAGGACCGGCGGATTGTGCCGGGCGACGAGGTGATCACGGTGGCGGCCGGGTTTCCGACGACCGTAAATCCCATCATCCAGAACCAGGCCGTGCCGGTCTTTGTGGATGTGGAGCTGGGCACCTATGTGCCCGCGTTGGAGAAGATTGAGGCGGCGATCGGACCCCGCACGAAGGCCGTGATGATGGCGCACACGATGGGTGTGCCGTTCGAGCTGCGCGAGTTGAAGGAGTTGTGCGAACGGCGAGGCCTGTGGCTGGTGGAAGACAACTGCGATGCCTTGGGCAGCCGCTATGACGGGCAATTGACGGGCACGTTCGGCGATCTCGCGACTTTCAGTTTCTATCCGGCGCATCACATCACGATGGGCGAAGGCGGCGCGGTGGCCACGAACGATGACGGCCTGGCACGCATTGCGAGGAGCTTCCGCGACTGGGGCCGGGACTGCTACTGCTCGGGTGGCGAGAACAACACGTGCGGCAAGCGGTTCAGCCAGCAGTTTGGCAGCTTGCCCTTCGGTTACGACCACAAGTATGTCTACAGCCACATCGGCTACAACCTAAAGATCACCGACATGCAGGCGGCGGTGGGCACGGCGCAGTTGCGCAAGCTGCCGCGCTTCATCGAACAGCGGAAAGCCAACCACGCCTCGCTGGCCGCCGGCCTCGCCAACCTGGAGGAGAAGCTGATCCTGCACACGTGCCCAGAGGGCGCCGATCCGTCGTGGTTCGGCTATGTGATCACGGTCAGGCCCGAATGCGGCCTGACACGGAACACGGTTGTCGCCGCGCTGGAAGGGGAGCGGATCGAGACGCGCAGCCTCTTCTGCGGCAACCTGCTGCGCCATCCGGCGTACGAGGCCATCCAGCACCGGGTGGCGGGCTCCCTCACAAACACGGATGTCATCACCAGCAACACCTTCTTCCTGGGTGTGTATCCAGGGTTGACGCCCGGGATGATCGCGCACGTGGTGGACGTGATGCAGAGGGTCGCGGGGTAG
- a CDS encoding terminase large subunit domain-containing protein: MPSWIHLTQNVETAGQARDAVLRRFHTRPKHGRSVSAANPGSLIVPPASLTQWATESLGFQPFPAQAEILDCRDSHVMLCCSRQFGKTTLTALKVAHHALTTPGTSVVIGSPSERQSVLLVRKAVNFLKTAQVATRSVGGGTYGVRLPNGSCIFALPMKEVTTRGFDAVSLLIFEEAAYVPDVFYHMATAFQAIVPNRILWLLSTPAGQSGFFYEEWADQARTHWRRFLAPASQSPLIDAEFLARERVRKGDAVFRREYECEFVADRLQIIGRELWDSALDPDDTPFNGGRPLWPD; encoded by the coding sequence ATGCCCTCCTGGATACACCTGACGCAAAACGTGGAGACGGCCGGACAGGCCCGGGATGCTGTCCTCAGGCGCTTCCACACCAGGCCGAAGCATGGCCGGAGTGTGTCTGCCGCCAACCCCGGCAGCCTCATCGTGCCGCCCGCCAGCCTGACGCAATGGGCTACGGAATCGCTCGGCTTCCAACCCTTCCCGGCGCAGGCCGAGATCCTGGACTGCCGCGATTCGCACGTCATGCTCTGCTGCTCGCGCCAGTTCGGGAAGACCACGCTCACCGCGCTGAAGGTCGCGCACCACGCGCTCACCACACCCGGGACCAGCGTGGTCATTGGGTCGCCCAGCGAGCGGCAGTCCGTCCTGCTTGTGCGCAAGGCCGTGAACTTCCTCAAGACCGCGCAGGTCGCCACCAGGAGTGTAGGCGGCGGCACATACGGGGTCCGCCTGCCCAACGGCAGTTGCATCTTCGCCTTGCCGATGAAGGAGGTCACCACTCGTGGTTTCGACGCGGTCTCGCTGCTCATCTTCGAGGAAGCCGCCTATGTTCCGGATGTCTTTTACCATATGGCGACGGCCTTTCAGGCCATCGTGCCCAATCGCATTCTTTGGCTTCTGTCCACGCCCGCGGGACAGTCCGGCTTCTTCTACGAGGAATGGGCAGACCAGGCCCGTACCCATTGGCGCCGTTTTCTCGCCCCCGCCTCGCAATCGCCGCTGATTGACGCGGAGTTTCTCGCCAGGGAGCGCGTCCGCAAGGGCGACGCGGTCTTCCGCCGCGAATATGAGTGCGAGTTTGTGGCCGACAGGTTACAGATCATTGGCCGGGAACTCTGGGATAGCGCGCTCGATCCGGACGACACACCGTTCAATGGAGGTAGACCGCTGTGGCCCGACTGA
- a CDS encoding glycosyltransferase family 2 protein yields the protein MLVSICIPTLCSSEIRLEKLAESIRCSLDQTHTDIEVLVVDNASAIPLEERLRPRFDDPRLKFKRNAERVSMPMNFNKALEWASGDIIKPLCDDDLMHPGLVAGCIPALERHPFLRIRDKAFVETSELQWSGRYTANADRELTWRQKYDIVDAIAPTCTMFTRRVWATVGPYNANVNYIWDYMFAMDAQMRFGFTLLPDVGCAFRVWPESSTAANTDGLRNYREMHLLFGRYKSLSIQTAKYLYLLRMLRRTAKDRSVFKETLRLLPNYL from the coding sequence ATGCTTGTCAGTATTTGCATTCCCACTTTGTGCAGTTCAGAGATCAGGCTGGAAAAACTGGCGGAGTCGATCCGGTGTTCGCTGGACCAGACGCACACGGACATTGAAGTGCTGGTGGTGGACAACGCCAGCGCCATACCGCTGGAAGAGCGGCTGCGGCCCAGATTTGACGATCCGCGGCTGAAGTTTAAGCGGAATGCCGAGCGGGTGTCGATGCCGATGAACTTCAACAAGGCGTTGGAGTGGGCGTCGGGCGACATCATCAAGCCGCTGTGTGATGACGACCTGATGCACCCCGGTCTGGTGGCGGGCTGCATTCCGGCGCTGGAGCGGCATCCGTTCCTGCGCATCCGGGACAAGGCGTTTGTGGAGACCAGCGAACTGCAGTGGAGCGGGCGCTATACCGCCAACGCCGATCGCGAGCTCACCTGGCGGCAGAAGTATGACATCGTCGACGCCATTGCGCCCACCTGCACGATGTTCACGCGGCGGGTGTGGGCGACCGTTGGACCCTATAACGCGAACGTGAACTACATCTGGGATTACATGTTCGCGATGGATGCCCAGATGCGCTTCGGGTTCACGCTGCTGCCGGACGTGGGCTGTGCGTTCCGGGTGTGGCCCGAGTCGAGCACGGCGGCGAATACGGATGGCCTGCGCAACTACCGCGAGATGCACCTGCTGTTCGGGCGATATAAGTCGTTGAGCATCCAAACCGCGAAGTACCTCTACCTGCTGCGGATGCTGCGAAGAACGGCGAAGGACCGCAGCGTGTTCAAGGAAACGCTGCGGCTGCTGCCCAACTACCTGTAG
- a CDS encoding acyltransferase family protein: MQARILNSTTAGQSGSNEAEAAPRAPGRASERIVPELNGVRGIAILMVLLLHFGARPEGVPKILTGPFALGWSGVDLFFVLSGFLITGILLDTRWSTNYFSSFYARRALRIFPLYLIAVFAYFHLVLPLAHSRGLWLTSDSSAELWYWLYSANWLGPLGKDNSGLNHLWSLAIEEQYYLVWPAVVFLVKRERMWAVCLGVMTLSFALRIAFVPFNASHPGVLYGFTPFRLEPLALGGLTALAVRNEAWRAKVKRRLGQIAAGGAALLLAVLAITRNPSHDTALMGTAGFTAFGILYACLVFHAYVESGSSSWISTQLRRPFLMSLGMYSYAAYVFHFPISNLQNSLLMELAVPLPVEGKVLLWGASKALGVAVTYGIALLSWHLIEKHFLRLKRHFPAMAPVKGSGVQERRAELAS, from the coding sequence ATGCAGGCGAGAATTCTGAACTCCACGACGGCAGGGCAATCGGGTTCGAACGAGGCAGAGGCCGCCCCGCGCGCACCGGGCCGGGCCAGCGAACGGATCGTTCCGGAGCTGAACGGGGTTCGTGGCATCGCCATCCTGATGGTGCTGCTGCTGCATTTCGGAGCACGGCCGGAAGGTGTTCCAAAGATCCTCACCGGGCCGTTCGCGTTGGGCTGGTCGGGCGTCGACCTGTTCTTTGTTCTCTCTGGGTTCCTGATCACGGGGATTCTGCTGGATACACGCTGGTCTACCAACTACTTCTCGTCGTTCTATGCCAGACGGGCGCTGCGGATCTTCCCGCTGTACCTGATCGCCGTCTTCGCCTATTTCCACCTCGTGCTGCCGCTGGCGCACAGCCGGGGGCTGTGGCTCACCTCCGACAGTTCGGCCGAGCTTTGGTACTGGCTGTATTCGGCGAACTGGCTGGGCCCGCTCGGGAAAGATAACAGTGGGCTGAATCATCTCTGGTCGCTGGCCATCGAGGAGCAGTATTACCTGGTCTGGCCGGCTGTCGTCTTCCTGGTGAAGCGGGAGCGGATGTGGGCCGTCTGCCTCGGAGTCATGACACTGTCGTTCGCATTACGGATCGCCTTTGTGCCCTTCAATGCCTCGCACCCGGGTGTTCTCTACGGGTTCACTCCTTTCCGGCTCGAGCCTCTTGCCTTGGGTGGATTGACCGCGCTGGCGGTTCGAAACGAGGCCTGGCGGGCGAAGGTGAAACGCCGGTTGGGGCAGATCGCGGCCGGCGGCGCCGCGCTGCTGCTGGCTGTCCTGGCGATCACGAGGAATCCGAGTCACGACACCGCGCTCATGGGCACAGCCGGGTTCACCGCCTTTGGCATTCTCTACGCGTGCCTGGTGTTTCATGCCTATGTCGAATCCGGATCAAGCAGTTGGATTTCCACCCAGCTCCGGCGGCCGTTCCTGATGTCGCTGGGGATGTACTCCTATGCGGCGTACGTCTTCCATTTTCCAATTTCGAATCTGCAGAACAGCCTGCTGATGGAGTTGGCGGTTCCGCTCCCGGTGGAGGGCAAGGTCCTGTTGTGGGGCGCCTCGAAGGCGCTGGGCGTGGCGGTCACCTACGGCATCGCGCTGCTGTCGTGGCATCTGATCGAGAAACATTTCCTGCGCCTGAAACGGCACTTCCCGGCGATGGCGCCAGTGAAGGGCAGCGGGGTTCAGGAGCGCAGGGCCGAGCTTGCGAGTTGA
- a CDS encoding ferredoxin--NADP reductase produces the protein MAQPVHFKAVVDRVEQHDADVASFRLISEKRLPRFTPGQFIHLTLDEYDPSGFWPESRVFSVANAVADRRTLELTISRQGRYTRRILDEVHAGGTVWGKGPYGEFSIDGRNGSERAVLIAGGTGITPFCAFMDDALHERVLPLKEVTLYYGARTPELLIYQALARRCAAELPGFRMELMAERGGGGDVRTGRLNVEQIVRETGGAQGMLYFLSGPMAMIKSFQRTLIEEFRAEPSQVVIDAWE, from the coding sequence ATGGCGCAACCAGTGCACTTCAAGGCTGTCGTGGACCGCGTAGAGCAGCACGACGCGGATGTGGCGAGCTTCCGGCTGATCTCTGAAAAGCGGCTGCCGCGGTTCACGCCCGGCCAGTTCATTCACCTGACGCTGGACGAGTACGACCCGTCAGGCTTCTGGCCGGAGAGCCGCGTGTTCTCGGTGGCCAACGCCGTGGCGGACCGGCGGACGCTCGAGTTGACCATCAGCCGGCAGGGTCGCTATACGCGCCGGATTCTGGACGAGGTGCACGCCGGCGGCACGGTGTGGGGCAAGGGGCCGTATGGCGAGTTCAGCATCGACGGACGGAACGGCAGCGAGCGGGCGGTGCTGATCGCGGGCGGGACCGGGATTACGCCCTTCTGCGCCTTTATGGACGATGCGCTACACGAGCGGGTGCTGCCGCTGAAAGAGGTAACGCTTTACTACGGGGCGCGGACGCCGGAGCTGCTGATCTACCAGGCACTGGCGCGCCGGTGCGCGGCGGAGCTGCCGGGCTTCCGGATGGAGCTGATGGCCGAGCGCGGCGGCGGCGGAGACGTGCGGACCGGGCGGCTGAATGTGGAGCAGATTGTGCGTGAGACAGGCGGGGCCCAGGGAATGTTGTATTTCCTGAGCGGCCCGATGGCGATGATCAAGAGCTTCCAGCGGACGCTGATCGAGGAGTTCCGGGCCGAGCCGTCGCAGGTGGTGATCGACGCGTGGGAGTAG
- a CDS encoding protoporphyrinogen/coproporphyrinogen oxidase, translated as MIVILGAGLAGLSVSYHAGREQCVLLEAKDHAFGHVASVMEGGYTWDEGPHVSFTKHQYVRDLFAQSVGQAFCEYEVLVGNYYQGAWIDHPAQSNLYQVPEPLRGACVEAFLKSRGADADGANPENYAEWLTNAFGAVFAEEFAAQYTRKYWTAEPEVLSVDWVGSRVFRPAVSDVLEGAVGPLPKKTHYITKVRYPRSGGYQGFGKLLAQDANILYGRKVERVNLAEQTVECNTGEVFPYTTLVSTMPLPEFVRRCGEVPDEVAAAASQLCCTQLLLLSFEVPHPAQRPENWLYVYDRDMLTTRVHFTERMSDQNAPEGCTGIQVEVYFSKYKAMDCSIEEMRQRVLQELVQMGLILQEAVPKVRVSTKWVEWANVLFDHNQRGALDTIFEWMTRYGLEREPDDLHPLSDWSIEERPVAGKAKLILAGRFGQWKYYWSDDCVLRGQALAAGVRSGRFQ; from the coding sequence ATGATTGTCATTCTTGGCGCGGGCCTGGCGGGCCTGTCGGTTTCCTATCACGCGGGGCGCGAGCAGTGCGTCCTGCTGGAGGCGAAGGACCACGCCTTCGGCCACGTGGCCTCTGTGATGGAAGGCGGCTACACGTGGGATGAAGGCCCCCATGTCTCGTTCACGAAACACCAGTACGTCAGGGACCTGTTCGCGCAGAGCGTGGGGCAGGCCTTCTGTGAATACGAGGTACTGGTGGGGAACTACTACCAGGGCGCGTGGATCGACCATCCGGCGCAGTCGAACCTCTACCAGGTGCCGGAGCCGTTGCGCGGCGCGTGCGTCGAAGCGTTCCTGAAGAGCCGCGGCGCGGACGCCGATGGCGCGAATCCGGAGAACTACGCCGAGTGGCTCACGAATGCCTTCGGCGCAGTCTTCGCGGAGGAGTTTGCGGCGCAATACACCAGGAAGTACTGGACGGCGGAGCCGGAGGTGCTGTCGGTGGACTGGGTGGGCTCCCGCGTCTTTCGTCCGGCCGTTTCCGATGTGCTGGAAGGCGCGGTGGGTCCGCTGCCGAAGAAGACGCACTACATCACGAAGGTGCGGTATCCGCGGTCGGGCGGGTACCAAGGGTTCGGGAAGCTGCTGGCCCAGGATGCGAACATCCTGTACGGCCGGAAGGTGGAGCGGGTGAACCTGGCCGAGCAGACGGTGGAGTGCAACACCGGCGAAGTTTTCCCGTACACGACGCTGGTGTCGACGATGCCGCTGCCGGAGTTCGTGCGGCGCTGCGGCGAGGTGCCCGACGAGGTAGCGGCCGCGGCCAGCCAGTTGTGCTGCACGCAGTTGCTACTGCTGAGCTTCGAGGTGCCCCACCCGGCCCAGCGGCCCGAAAACTGGCTCTATGTCTATGACCGCGACATGCTGACGACCCGCGTGCACTTCACGGAACGAATGTCGGACCAGAACGCGCCCGAGGGCTGCACGGGTATTCAGGTTGAGGTCTATTTCAGCAAGTACAAGGCGATGGACTGCAGCATCGAGGAGATGCGGCAGCGGGTGCTGCAGGAGCTGGTGCAGATGGGCCTCATTCTGCAGGAGGCCGTGCCGAAGGTACGCGTCTCGACCAAGTGGGTGGAATGGGCGAACGTGCTGTTTGACCACAATCAGCGCGGCGCGCTAGACACGATCTTCGAGTGGATGACCCGCTATGGGCTGGAGCGGGAGCCGGACGACCTGCATCCTCTCTCCGATTGGAGCATTGAGGAGCGGCCGGTCGCCGGCAAGGCAAAGCTGATCCTCGCGGGCCGCTTCGGCCAGTGGAAGTACTACTGGAGCGACGATTGCGTGCTGCGGGGGCAGGCGCTGGCCGCCGGGGTGCGAAGCGGGCGTTTTCAGTAG